The following proteins come from a genomic window of Nocardiopsis sp. YSL2:
- a CDS encoding DUF1772 domain-containing protein gives MVETMHALVPVLAVVLAGLLAGLFFAFSIAVMPGLGRAGDRAMIEAMRGVNAAILNPWFAVVFVGAPVAVLAALVLHAGSGEAVAAAWSASALVLLVAVYVITFGVNVPRNNALEQAGPAERIGDPAAVRADFEGVWVRWNHLRTLVSLAALVCAAIAIAAH, from the coding sequence ATGGTGGAGACGATGCATGCGCTGGTGCCCGTGCTCGCGGTGGTGCTGGCCGGTCTGCTCGCCGGGTTGTTCTTCGCGTTCTCGATCGCGGTGATGCCGGGGCTGGGCCGGGCGGGCGACCGCGCGATGATCGAGGCGATGCGGGGTGTCAACGCCGCCATCCTCAACCCGTGGTTCGCGGTGGTGTTCGTGGGAGCGCCGGTGGCGGTGCTGGCCGCGCTGGTGCTGCACGCCGGCTCGGGTGAGGCGGTGGCCGCGGCGTGGTCGGCGTCGGCGCTGGTGCTGCTGGTGGCCGTGTACGTGATCACCTTCGGGGTGAACGTGCCGCGCAACAACGCCCTGGAGCAGGCCGGTCCGGCCGAGCGGATCGGTGACCCCGCGGCGGTGCGGGCGGACTTCGAGGGTGTGTGGGTGCGGTGGAACCACCTGCGCACGCTGGTGTCCCTGGCCGCGCTGGTGTGCGCGGCGATCGCGATCGCCGCGCACTGA
- a CDS encoding FAD-dependent oxidoreductase: protein MSTVQGASPRQIVVVGNGMVGARFAEEVARLDPEGRRVHVTVVGTEPHAAYNRVLLSGVVAGDYTPEQIRLPAPDTPGVTIRTGLTATALDTAQRTVTLDDGSHLPYDELVMATGARASFPPVTGVSAKDGQPGEGVTALRDLADCERLLSLVRPGAPVVVLGGGVLGLEAARGLAGRGARVSVVESSPWIMRRQIDKPAAKILGHLYEDLGVTVHSWRVASRWVPGTGLELDDGRVLPGDVLVVTAGVRGNTELVKDAGIEVEHGVLVDDFLSTSDPRVHAIGDCAQHAGGGAGLVQPGWEQAAVLARRLTGTEPQARYTGSRPVTRLKAEGIELTSFGQVHEDDDAAGLETVTVSDAHGGRYAKLVVSQDKVVGAVLLGFPEAAATVSQLHDTGASVPADRLALVQGLPTATPDEGAPGTPEALVCRCNAVTRTDIEQAWLDGARDRDAIAATTRATTGCGGCVRDVNALLAGLDSNDAAPVS, encoded by the coding sequence TTGAGCACCGTGCAGGGCGCGTCCCCGCGCCAGATCGTGGTCGTCGGCAACGGGATGGTCGGCGCCCGCTTCGCCGAGGAGGTCGCCCGGCTCGACCCTGAGGGGCGGCGCGTCCACGTCACCGTGGTCGGCACCGAACCCCACGCCGCCTACAACCGCGTCCTGCTCTCGGGCGTGGTCGCGGGCGACTACACCCCCGAACAGATCCGCCTGCCCGCACCCGACACCCCCGGCGTCACCATCCGCACCGGCCTGACCGCCACCGCCCTGGACACCGCACAGCGCACGGTGACCCTGGACGACGGCTCCCACCTGCCCTACGACGAACTGGTCATGGCCACGGGCGCACGCGCCTCCTTCCCGCCCGTGACGGGCGTCTCGGCCAAGGACGGGCAGCCCGGCGAAGGCGTGACCGCCCTGCGCGACCTGGCCGACTGCGAACGCCTGCTGTCGCTGGTACGGCCCGGCGCCCCCGTGGTGGTCCTGGGCGGCGGCGTGCTGGGCCTGGAGGCCGCGCGCGGACTGGCCGGACGCGGCGCCCGGGTGTCGGTGGTGGAGTCCTCGCCCTGGATCATGCGCCGCCAGATCGACAAGCCCGCCGCGAAGATCCTGGGCCACCTCTACGAGGACCTGGGCGTGACCGTCCACTCCTGGCGGGTGGCCTCACGGTGGGTCCCGGGCACCGGCCTGGAACTGGACGACGGGCGCGTCCTGCCCGGCGACGTCCTCGTGGTCACCGCGGGAGTGCGCGGCAACACCGAACTCGTCAAGGACGCGGGCATCGAGGTCGAGCACGGCGTGCTGGTCGACGACTTCCTGAGCACCTCCGACCCGCGTGTGCACGCCATCGGCGACTGCGCCCAGCACGCCGGAGGCGGCGCCGGCCTCGTCCAGCCCGGCTGGGAACAGGCCGCCGTCCTGGCCCGGCGCCTCACCGGCACCGAACCCCAGGCCCGCTACACCGGGTCCAGGCCGGTCACCCGCCTCAAGGCCGAGGGGATCGAGCTGACCTCCTTCGGGCAGGTCCACGAGGACGACGACGCCGCAGGCCTGGAGACCGTCACCGTCAGCGACGCGCACGGGGGACGCTACGCCAAGCTCGTGGTCAGCCAGGACAAGGTGGTGGGCGCCGTCCTGCTCGGCTTCCCCGAGGCAGCCGCCACCGTCTCCCAGCTGCACGACACCGGCGCCTCGGTGCCCGCCGACCGCCTGGCCCTGGTCCAGGGGCTGCCCACGGCCACACCGGACGAGGGAGCCCCAGGCACCCCCGAGGCGCTGGTGTGCCGGTGCAACGCCGTCACCCGCACCGACATCGAGCAGGCGTGGCTGGACGGGGCCCGGGACCGGGACGCCATCGCCGCGACCACCCGCGCCACCACCGGGTGCGGCGGGTGCGTGCGCGACGTCAACGCGCTGCTGGCGGGCCTGGACTCCAACGACGCGGCGCCGGTGAGCTGA